In Mugil cephalus isolate CIBA_MC_2020 chromosome 20, CIBA_Mcephalus_1.1, whole genome shotgun sequence, the following are encoded in one genomic region:
- the LOC124998448 gene encoding splicing factor U2AF 65 kDa subunit-like yields MSDFEEFEKQLSENRQERERERHKKRSRSGSPARGDKHRSWSKDRGSRSREKRSRSRDRKSRDRRSSSRDHKKHSHSPRRTRKKRTCKYWDVPPPGFEHITPMQYKAMQAAGQIPTIALLATSTTTGVAAAPTQVPIVGSQMTRQARRLYVGNIPFGVTEESMAEFFNAQMRLAGLSQAPSNPVLAVQINQDKNFAFLEFRSVDETTQAMAFDGIIFQGQSLKIRRPHDYRPLPGISEQPAFHVPGVVSTVVPDSPHKLFIGGLPNYLNDDQVKELLTSFGPLKAFNLVKDSATSLSKGYAFCEYVDVSATDQAVAGLNGMQLGDKKLIVQRASVGAKNANPTSIIETPVTLQVPGLQRLQNSGMPTEVLCLLNMVMPEELVDDEDYEEILEDIREECCKYGSVRSIEIPRPVDGVEVPGCGKIFVEYVSAADCQKAMQALTGRKFANRVVVTKYYDPDMYHRHEF; encoded by the exons ATGTCTGATTTCGAGGAGTTTGAGAAGCAGCTGAGCGAGAATCGACAAG agcgagaaagagagaggcacaAGAAGAGGAGTCGCAGTGGATCTCCCGCCCGTGGAGACAAGCACCGTAGCTGGAGCAAAGACCGAGGGAGCCGCAGCCGAGAGAAAAGGAGTCGCAGCCGGGACCGGAAGAGCCGGGACCGACGGAGCTCCTCCCGGGACCACAAGAAGCACAG CCACTCTCCTCGACGAACCAGAAAGAAAAGGACCTGCAAGTACTGGGATGTTCCTCCTCCTGGCTTTGAACACATCACACCAATGCAGTATAAAGCTATGCAAG CGGCCGGCCAGATACCAACAATAGCTCTGCTGGCAACATCCACCACCACTGGAGTGGCTGCAGCGCCGACGCAAGTGCCCATAGTTGGCAGTCAGATGACAAGACAAGCCAGGCGCCTCTACGTTGGAAACATCCCGTTCGGTGTTACCGAG GAGTCCATGGCAGAGTTCTTCAACGCTCAGATGCGTCTCGCTGGCCTCTCACAAGCCCCGAGCAACCCCGTTCTCGCTGTGCAGATTAATCAGGACAAGAACTTTGCTTTCTTAGAG TTCCGATCCGTGGATGAGACCACGCAGGCCATGGCCTTCGATGGAATCATTTTCCAGGGCCAGTCGCTGAAGATCCGACGACCCCACGACTATCGGCCTTTGCCCGGCATCTCGGAGCAGCCCGCTTTCCACGTCCCAG GCGTCGTCTCCACCGTCGTCCCCGACTCCCCGCACAAACTGTTCATAGGAGGCCTGCCTAACTACCTTAACGACGACCAG GTGAAGGAGCTCCTGACGTCCTTCGGGCCGCTCAAAGCGTTCAATCTTGTGAAGGACAGTGCGACGTCACTGTCGAAAGGTTACGCCTTTTGTGAATACGTCGACGTCAGTGCCACTGATCAG GCAGTTGCTGGGCTCAATGGGATGCAGCTGGGTGACAAAAAGCTGATCGTCCAGAGAGCGAGCGTGGGAGCTAAAAACGCTAATCCT ACCTCCATCATAGAGACCCCGGTGACGCTACAGGTGCCTGGGCTGCAGAGGCTGCAGAACTCCGGCATGCCCACAGAGGTGCTGTGCCTTCTCAACATGGTGATgccggaggagctggtggacgaCGAGGACTACGAGGAGATCCTGGAGGACATCCGCGAGGAGTGCTGCAAGTACGGCAGCGTCCGCTCCATCGAGATCCCCCGGCCCGTCGACGGCGTGGAAGTGCCCGGCTGCGGAAAG ATCTTTGTGGAGTACGTCTCTGCTGCGGACTGTCAGAAAGCCATGCAAGCTCTCACAGGACGCAAGTTTGCCAACAGAGTGGTAGTCACCAAATACTATGATCCAGACATGTATCACAGACACGAGTTTTGA